The following proteins are encoded in a genomic region of Hirundo rustica isolate bHirRus1 chromosome 3, bHirRus1.pri.v3, whole genome shotgun sequence:
- the SF3B6 gene encoding splicing factor 3B subunit 6 gives MAMQAAKRANIRLPPEVNRILYIRNLPYKITAEEMYDIFGKYGPIRQIRVGNTPETRGTAYVVYEDIFDAKNACDHLSGFNVCNRYLVVLYYNANRAFQKMDTKKKEEQLKLLKEKYGINTDPPK, from the exons ATGGCGATGCAAGCAGCCAAACGAGCCAAT ATCCGGCTCCCGCCGGAGGTCAACCGGATCCTGTACATCAGGAACCTGCCGTACAAAATCACGGCCGAGGAGATGTACGACATTTTTGGGAAGTACGGGCCCATCCGGCAGATCAGAGT TGGAAATACCCCTGAGACCAGAGGAACAGCCTACGTGGTCTATGAGGACATCTTCGATGCCAAGAACGCCTGTGACCACCTGTCGGGGTTCAACGTGTGTAACAGATACCTCGTGGTTCTGTACTACAACGCAAACAGG GCATTCCAAAAGATGgacacaaagaagaaagaagaacagCTTAAACTTctcaaggaaaaatatggaattAACACAGACCCACCAAAATAA
- the TP53I3 gene encoding quinone oxidoreductase PIG3, with amino-acid sequence MFAAYFDSPGGPENLYMKEVMKPDPGEGEVLVKVSASALNRADLLQRRGKYPPPKGASDILGLEAAGSVAGLGPGCSGRWKIGDAVMALLSGGGQAQFVTVPEGLLMPVPKDMTFIQAAAIPEAWLTAFQLLHFVGKVQEGERVLIHAGASGVGMAAIQLVRLAKAIPIVTAGTQEKLEATAKAGAAAGFNYKNEDFSEKVLEFTQGSGVDIILDCVGASYWEKNLKCLSTDGRWIIYGLLSGGEVHGDLLARLLSKRASIHTSLLRSRDKEYKERLVRAFTEKVLPHFAEGASPRLQPLVDSVYPLHNIAEAHRAMEENKNIGKIVIEIPVCFKKGPLP; translated from the exons atgtTTGCAGCCTATTTTGATAGCCCAGGAGGCCCAGAAAATCTCTATATGAAAGAAGTGATGAAACCAGATCCAGGAGAAGGAGAAGTTCTTGTGAAGGTCTCTGCCAGTGCTCTGAACAGGGCCGATTTACTCCAG AGGAGAGGGAAGTACCCTCCCCCCAAAGGAGCAAGTGATATTTTAGGCCTAGAAGCAGCTGGGAgcgtggctgggctgggccccGGCTGCTCGGGCCGGTGGAAGATCGGCGATGCAGTGATGGCTCTGCTCTCCGGGGGAGGCCAGGCACAATTCGTGACAGTGCCCGAAGGCCTCCTGATGCCAGTTCCCAAAGACATGACTTttattcaggctgcagccatCCCTGAAGCCTGGCTAACAGCATTTCAGCTGCTCCATTTTGTAG GAAAAGTACAGGAGGGTGAGAGAGTGTTGATCCACGCTGGAGCCAGTGGAGTTGGCATGGCAGCCATTCAGCTGGTGAGGCTGGCAAAGGCTATTCCCATTGTGACAGCAGGAACTCAGGAAAAGCTGGAAGCAACAGcaaaggctggagcagctgcagggttcAACTACAAGAATGAAGACTTCAGTGAAAAGGTCTTGGAGTTCACCCAAG GTTCTGGAGTAGATATTATTTTAGATTGTGTTGGGGCCTCCTACTGGGAGAAGAATCTCAAGTGCCTGAGTACTGATGGCCGGTGGATTATTTACGGACTGCTGAGTGGAGGTGAAGTCCATGGGGATTTGCTGGCAAGGCTGCTTTCCAAAAGAGCCAGCATCCACACGAGCCTGTTACGGTCCCGAGACAAAGAG tacAAGGAGCGGCTGGTGAGAGCCTTCACAGAGAAGGTGCTGCCCCATTTTGCCGAAGGGGCTTCCCCGCGTCTCCAGCCCCTCGTGGACAGCGTTTACCCCCTGCACAACATCGCTGAGGCACACAGGGCTATGGAGGAAAACAAGAACATCGGCAAAATCGTCATCGAAATTCCCGTCTGCTTCAAGAAAGGGCCGCTGCCGTAG
- the LOC131378500 gene encoding uncharacterized protein LOC131378500, which translates to MQNTTSITACLPLPQAAGDPIPWGIIPIREMPSATANVTWNCEIVSKEILDWVEVCMLRRKISKQNCQQIPGYYRWIEDSKLSADTRILWMDRGSKLKGNCLVIGEVSEPCDKIRVRNKRKKIEKVCQNTTETMTMEEWKTIWGPSLLETYSYLGKVNWCIMWEGKKNQDFGQKSLFKEQYRKKVEMMELWNCTQVLTCDTPPVQIGLEPVRVLLQWGCECRGYNHTLTKKEKEPWDCKTTTVRSPGNLVWVMGHGLWTTHMPIDGAVTQITLGVPTLCPFWKTSKLQEKELVSRKKREIEDNASIQEDWHEPDDGVKVGWMLESLFAPISSYRNREMLYRLLGQTERLAATTKKGFRDLNLQLQATTRMTLQNRMALDLLLLKEHGVCGYLRNRVDHCCVHIPNVTEEIEKDIDQLEQIESKTKEIQKDAEHN; encoded by the coding sequence atgcaaaatacaacttcaataacagcctgcctgcctcttcctcaagcGGCTGGAGACCCGATCCCGTGGGGAATTATACCCATAAGGGAGATGCCAAGTGCCACCGCGAATGTGAcctggaactgtgaaatagtgtctaaggagattttagacTGGGTAGAGGTTTGTATGTTACGAAGAAAgattagtaagcaaaattgtcagcaaataccaggatattataGATGGATAGAGGATTCAAAATTGTCAGCagataccaggatattatggatggatagaggatcCAAGCTTAAGGGAAATTGTTTGGTGATTGGAGAAGTATCCGAGCCATGCGATAAGATCCGAGTTcggaataagagaaagaagatagaaaaAGTATGTCAGAATACCACTGAGACAATGACAATGGAGGAGTGGAAAACTATCTGGGGACCTAGTCTGTTAGAAACTTATAGTTACCTAGGGAAAGTGAATTGGTGCATaatgtgggaagggaagaagaatcaagattttgggcagaagtcattattcaaagaacaatataggaaaaaggtggagatgatggagttatggaattgtacacaggtactaacctgtgacactccaccagtgcagattggacttgaaccagtgcgagtgctgttgcagtggggatgtgaatgtagaggatataatcacacccttacaaagaaagaaaaggagccctgggattgcaAGACGACCACGGTTAGGAGcccaggaaatttagtttgggttatGGGACACGGATTATGGACTACACACATGCCCATAGAtggtgcagttacacaaattacattaggggttcctaccttatgcccattctggaaaacttctaagctgcaagaaaaggaattggtaagcagaaagaaaagggagatagaagATAATGCTTCGATTCAGGAAGATTGGCATGAACCTGATGATGGAGTAAAAgtaggatggatgttagaatcactgtttgcccctatatcatcttatagaaacagggagatgttgtaccgattattaggacagacggagaggcttgcagctacaactaaaaaaggttttagagacttgaatcttcagctgcaagcgACTACTAGAATGACATTACAAAATAGAATGGCATTAGATTTACTGCTACTTAAGGAACATGGGGTTTGTGGATACTTAAGAAACAGAGTAGACCATTGCTGCGTGCACATCCCAAACGTGAcggaggaaatagaaaaagatatagatcaattagaacaaatagaatccaaaacaaaggaaatacaaaaagatgctgagcataattga